A genomic region of Rhodococcus pyridinivorans contains the following coding sequences:
- a CDS encoding Type 1 glutamine amidotransferase-like domain-containing protein has protein sequence MRLFLSSYRFGADPDTFVRLVAPGRIAVIANAADAWPASARAAAVTSEMGPLRSLGFAPEEVDLRDHLDDPDSLRQRLSGCTSVWVRGGNTFVLRAQLARSGGDAVLTDLVRSNRLVYGGYSAGACVATPSLRGIEFSDDPDEVAATCGIPVVWDGLGWVEHAIVPHAGDSLLADDGIQRTLLYLREHGVEHVALTDDDAIVVDTPPEHAPSTVTS, from the coding sequence GTGCGGCTGTTCCTGTCCTCCTACCGGTTCGGCGCCGACCCGGACACCTTCGTCCGTCTGGTGGCGCCGGGCCGGATCGCGGTGATCGCGAACGCCGCCGACGCGTGGCCGGCCTCCGCCCGCGCGGCGGCGGTCACGAGCGAGATGGGCCCGCTGCGGTCGCTCGGCTTCGCTCCGGAGGAGGTGGATCTGCGCGATCACCTCGACGATCCCGACTCGCTGCGGCAGCGACTGTCGGGCTGCACGTCCGTGTGGGTGCGCGGCGGCAACACCTTCGTCCTGCGAGCGCAATTGGCCCGCAGTGGAGGCGACGCCGTGCTCACGGATCTGGTGCGCAGCAACCGTCTCGTGTACGGGGGATACAGCGCCGGGGCCTGTGTCGCGACACCGTCGCTGCGCGGCATCGAGTTCTCCGACGACCCCGACGAGGTCGCCGCGACCTGCGGTATCCCGGTGGTGTGGGACGGACTCGGCTGGGTCGAGCACGCGATCGTGCCGCACGCCGGCGACTCGCTGCTGGCCGACGACGGGATACAGCGGACCCTGCTGTACCTGCGCGAGCACGGCGTCGAGCACGTGGCGTTGACCGACGACGACGCGATCGTCGTCGACACTCCTCCAGAGCACGCCCCGAGTACGGTGACATCATGA
- a CDS encoding GNAT family N-acetyltransferase, which translates to MTQNIDGTEPRIEHDADKARFALYLGDDLAAYADYTQHGDLRDFDHTVTDPQFRGKGLAGVVVKHALDETKKQGLKIGTSCSYVEKFVSEHPEYRN; encoded by the coding sequence ATGACGCAGAACATCGACGGCACCGAACCCCGGATCGAGCACGACGCCGACAAGGCCCGCTTCGCGCTCTATCTCGGCGACGACCTCGCGGCCTACGCCGACTACACGCAGCACGGCGACCTGCGGGACTTCGACCACACCGTCACCGACCCGCAGTTCCGCGGTAAGGGTCTCGCCGGGGTCGTGGTGAAGCACGCCCTCGACGAGACCAAGAAGCAGGGACTGAAGATCGGTACGTCCTGCTCGTACGTCGAGAAGTTCGTCTCCGAACATCCCGAATACCGCAACTGA
- a CDS encoding ABC transporter permease: protein MMTTTTPTAVPTPSGTSATSAAPFTGLGTLLRFYLRLDRVRITVWTLALALTVWSTVLSLAAVYPDEASRQARAALLENPAAVLMTGPAYGIDNYTLGAMTANELSLTVFVATAIMSILLVVRHTRAQEESGRLELLRALPVGAYAPPAAALLLVSVANLVVGTGITVALIAGGLDVVGSIAFGVASAVTGVLFGAVAAVTAQFGEHSRSATGTALAVLAAAFFVRGAGDIIEATGSWLSWLSPIAWAQQTRLYVDERWWPLLLSVATTVVLLTVAVALSRRRDLGAGLRAPKPGPAEADSALLGPVGLIRRLLRGAFVGWLTGLVLFGVAMGALASSVEDLIDEMPQVLDMVGVDPDALTASFAGMMLMFLALGATAFGVSAVVRMRSEEDGGRSGLVIITGTGRSAWLSAALGVIVVQMVVALLVSGAATGLGVAFAVGDWAWVLRMIAASLAYAPAAILVVAVAFALLGCVPRATGLVWVLVVWTVFVAWLGEMLDLPDELVALSPFSHIPLVPAENATAMPLIIQAVAAVLLVAAAIVGFRRRDVQV, encoded by the coding sequence ATGATGACCACGACGACACCGACAGCAGTGCCGACCCCGAGCGGTACCTCCGCGACGTCCGCGGCACCGTTCACCGGGCTCGGCACACTGCTGCGGTTCTACCTGCGGTTGGACCGCGTGCGGATCACCGTCTGGACCCTCGCGCTCGCCCTCACGGTGTGGTCGACCGTCCTCAGCCTGGCCGCGGTCTATCCCGACGAGGCCTCCCGGCAGGCCCGCGCGGCCCTGCTGGAGAATCCGGCAGCCGTGCTCATGACGGGACCGGCCTACGGGATCGACAACTACACGCTCGGGGCGATGACTGCGAACGAGCTGAGTCTGACCGTCTTCGTCGCGACGGCGATCATGAGCATCCTGCTCGTCGTCAGGCATACCCGAGCGCAGGAGGAATCCGGCCGGCTCGAACTCCTGCGGGCTCTGCCCGTCGGGGCCTACGCCCCGCCGGCGGCCGCCCTGCTGTTGGTCTCGGTCGCGAATCTCGTGGTGGGTACCGGCATCACCGTCGCGCTCATCGCCGGCGGGCTCGATGTCGTCGGCTCGATCGCCTTCGGTGTGGCCTCCGCCGTCACCGGGGTGCTCTTCGGCGCAGTCGCCGCGGTGACCGCCCAGTTCGGCGAGCACTCCCGCTCGGCCACGGGCACCGCGCTCGCAGTGCTCGCCGCGGCCTTCTTCGTCCGCGGAGCCGGCGACATCATCGAGGCCACCGGGTCGTGGCTGTCGTGGCTCTCGCCGATCGCCTGGGCCCAGCAGACCCGGCTCTACGTCGACGAGCGGTGGTGGCCGCTGCTGTTGTCCGTCGCCACGACGGTCGTGCTGCTCACCGTCGCCGTTGCGCTGTCGCGGCGCCGCGACCTCGGAGCCGGTCTACGGGCGCCGAAACCAGGCCCCGCCGAGGCCGATTCCGCGTTGCTCGGTCCGGTGGGGTTGATCCGGCGCCTGCTGCGCGGAGCGTTCGTGGGATGGCTGACGGGACTGGTGCTGTTCGGTGTCGCGATGGGCGCCCTCGCCAGTTCCGTGGAGGATCTCATCGACGAGATGCCTCAGGTGCTGGACATGGTCGGCGTGGATCCCGACGCCCTCACCGCCTCCTTCGCCGGGATGATGCTGATGTTCCTCGCCCTCGGCGCCACCGCCTTCGGTGTGTCCGCGGTGGTGCGAATGCGCAGCGAGGAGGACGGCGGACGGTCCGGTCTCGTGATCATCACCGGAACTGGGCGCAGCGCATGGCTGTCCGCGGCACTCGGTGTGATCGTCGTCCAGATGGTCGTGGCGCTGCTCGTCTCCGGCGCCGCGACCGGACTGGGGGTCGCATTCGCGGTGGGCGACTGGGCGTGGGTGCTGCGGATGATCGCGGCGTCCCTGGCCTACGCGCCGGCGGCGATCCTCGTCGTCGCCGTGGCGTTCGCGCTGCTGGGCTGCGTGCCGCGCGCGACCGGGCTGGTGTGGGTGCTGGTGGTGTGGACGGTGTTCGTCGCGTGGCTCGGCGAGATGCTCGACCTACCCGACGAACTCGTCGCACTGTCGCCGTTCTCGCACATCCCGCTGGTGCCCGCAGAGAATGCGACGGCGATGCCGCTGATCATCCAGGCGGTCGCGGCGGTGCTGCTCGTCGCAGCGGCGATCGTGGGTTTCCGCCGCCGCGACGTGCAGGTGTGA
- a CDS encoding ABC transporter ATP-binding protein — protein sequence MDTPLIEIRDIVKTFGTTRALDGFSMTVERGTVAGFLGPNGAGKSTAIRVLLGMLRADSGTARVLGFDPWTDAVAIHRRLAYVPGDTNLWPTLTGGEIIDVLTRIRGGEARTRRRAELLERFELDPTKKARTYSKGNRQKVALVAALASDAELYLLDEPTSGLDPLMEAVFTDEVRGLRDRGATVLLSSHILAEVEKLCDTVTIIRAGRDVETGTLAQLRHLTRSSVRATTTAPAERLAGLSGVHDLSTDDGRLAFDVDNTALAPVLQELAGLGVENLTITPPSLEELFMRHYGDTFDTGDGNGAGAGAVEEVSS from the coding sequence ATGGACACCCCTCTTATCGAAATCCGCGACATCGTCAAGACATTCGGAACCACCAGAGCTCTCGACGGGTTCTCGATGACCGTCGAACGCGGCACCGTCGCGGGATTCCTCGGACCGAACGGCGCCGGCAAGTCCACGGCGATCCGCGTGCTGCTCGGAATGCTGCGTGCCGATTCCGGCACCGCCCGTGTCCTCGGATTCGACCCGTGGACCGACGCCGTCGCGATCCACCGCCGACTCGCGTACGTGCCCGGCGACACGAATCTGTGGCCCACCCTCACCGGGGGCGAGATCATCGACGTCCTCACCCGCATCCGCGGGGGAGAGGCGCGCACGCGTCGTCGCGCCGAACTCCTCGAACGGTTCGAACTCGACCCGACGAAGAAGGCCCGCACCTACTCGAAAGGCAACCGGCAGAAGGTCGCACTCGTCGCCGCCCTCGCATCGGACGCCGAGCTCTACCTGCTCGACGAACCCACTTCGGGTCTCGACCCGCTCATGGAGGCGGTCTTCACCGACGAGGTGCGAGGGCTCCGCGACCGCGGCGCGACCGTGCTGCTGTCCAGCCACATCCTCGCCGAGGTCGAGAAGCTCTGCGACACGGTGACGATCATCCGGGCCGGACGCGACGTCGAGACCGGCACCCTCGCACAACTGCGGCACCTGACCCGCTCGTCCGTGCGGGCCACGACCACCGCCCCTGCCGAGCGACTGGCCGGGCTCTCCGGAGTCCACGACCTCTCCACCGACGACGGCAGGCTCGCGTTCGACGTCGACAACACCGCCCTCGCACCGGTCCTGCAGGAACTCGCCGGACTCGGCGTCGAGAACCTCACCATCACACCCCCGTCACTCGAAGAGCTGTTCATGCGGCACTACGGCGACACCTTCGACACCGGTGACGGGAACGGTGCCGGTGCCGGTGCCGTGGAGGAGGTGTCCTCATGA
- a CDS encoding TetR/AcrR family transcriptional regulator encodes MHSTAAGDDLTTRARIRDAAIRCIAAYGVGVPLRTIAAECGVSASLIVHHFGSRAGLKEHCDRYVLDGIRQAKSAVLDPKVGPAALNDQMEHIENYATTVAYLFRTLRTGGAPAADFLDRLVADTEAYLEEAVAAGTVRPSRFPSERARALISFSVGAVLMDLPGPDEYLDLETFPARLRAYTERLALPMLELYTEPLLTDSTLLDACLAAREAPPDS; translated from the coding sequence GTGCATTCAACCGCCGCCGGTGACGACCTCACCACCCGTGCACGGATCCGCGACGCTGCCATCCGGTGCATCGCCGCGTACGGGGTCGGCGTGCCGCTGCGGACCATCGCCGCCGAGTGCGGCGTCAGCGCCTCGCTGATCGTGCACCATTTCGGATCCCGCGCCGGATTGAAGGAACACTGCGACCGGTACGTGCTCGACGGGATCCGGCAGGCGAAGAGTGCCGTCCTCGACCCGAAGGTCGGACCGGCCGCGCTGAACGACCAGATGGAACACATCGAGAACTACGCGACCACGGTCGCCTACCTCTTCCGCACCCTCCGGACCGGCGGCGCCCCCGCCGCCGACTTCCTCGACCGGCTCGTCGCCGACACCGAGGCCTATCTCGAGGAGGCTGTGGCCGCCGGAACCGTGCGGCCCAGCCGGTTCCCCTCCGAACGAGCACGTGCCCTCATCTCGTTCAGCGTCGGCGCCGTGCTCATGGACCTTCCCGGTCCCGACGAATACCTCGACCTCGAAACCTTTCCTGCCAGGCTGCGCGCCTACACCGAACGCCTCGCGCTGCCGATGCTCGAGCTCTACACCGAGCCGTTGCTGACGGACTCGACCCTTCTCGACGCCTGTCTGGCAGCGCGTGAGGCACCCCCCGACTCCTGA
- a CDS encoding carboxylesterase/lipase family protein, which translates to MDDDTLTVACKYGEVRGYRDGEVYVWKGIPYAAPTGSRRFRAPLPPEPWDGVLDGARFGPIAPQSRQSPIGIDPEMTLSEDCLSLNIWAPSPDGRRRPVMVWIHGGAYVLGYSGQKIYDGRNLCESGDVVIVTINYRLGALGFLDLSSFSTPGTTFESNVGLRDQIAALEWVRDCIADFGGDPDCVTLFGESSGAGSITTLMTVPKAKGLFHRAIAQSPPATSVYGSDRAATVAQRFLEILDLSPSRAAELLTMSTDTLVEASEVLVAETPTKVPGTLAMTPVVDRGLVPKYPVAAFQKGLSHRIPLIIGSNKDEPSIFRFMKSPLMPVDDTAVQAMLAALADDRTDLPAERLAEIVAAYPDLPKPIGAMALSRDAGFRMPVLWVAEAHSAHSPTWVYRFDHATPMLKAARIGAGHATELPYVFGNFGTLGRDPSFWLGGRKAAGEVSGRVQRRWFAFAHHGVPAALDGSKHWPQYEAEERSTLLIDSTDRVESDPDGEMRRVWGTEVMAFT; encoded by the coding sequence ATGGACGACGACACGCTCACCGTCGCCTGCAAGTACGGCGAAGTCCGGGGGTATCGCGACGGCGAGGTCTACGTCTGGAAGGGCATCCCGTACGCGGCCCCGACCGGTTCCCGGCGGTTTCGGGCGCCGCTACCGCCCGAACCGTGGGACGGCGTCCTCGACGGCGCACGGTTCGGACCGATAGCTCCGCAGAGCCGACAGAGCCCGATCGGGATCGACCCCGAGATGACGTTGAGCGAGGACTGTCTCTCGCTCAACATCTGGGCGCCGTCGCCCGACGGACGCCGACGCCCCGTCATGGTCTGGATCCACGGTGGCGCCTACGTGCTCGGTTACTCCGGTCAGAAGATCTACGACGGCCGAAACCTGTGCGAGAGCGGCGATGTCGTGATCGTCACGATCAACTACCGGCTCGGCGCGCTCGGCTTCCTCGACCTGTCGTCCTTCTCCACGCCCGGGACCACCTTCGAATCCAACGTCGGCCTCCGAGACCAGATCGCCGCCCTCGAATGGGTGCGCGACTGCATCGCCGACTTCGGTGGCGATCCGGACTGCGTGACGCTCTTCGGCGAATCGTCGGGTGCGGGGTCGATCACCACGCTCATGACGGTCCCGAAGGCCAAGGGCCTCTTCCATCGTGCGATCGCCCAGTCGCCGCCCGCCACCTCGGTGTACGGCAGCGACCGTGCCGCGACCGTCGCGCAGCGCTTCCTCGAGATCCTCGACCTGTCGCCGTCCCGGGCCGCCGAACTACTCACGATGTCGACCGACACGCTGGTCGAGGCGTCGGAGGTGCTCGTCGCCGAGACTCCGACGAAGGTGCCGGGGACGCTCGCCATGACACCGGTCGTCGACCGCGGCCTGGTGCCGAAATATCCGGTCGCGGCCTTCCAGAAGGGGCTGTCGCACCGGATCCCGCTGATCATCGGCTCGAACAAGGACGAGCCGTCCATCTTCCGCTTCATGAAGTCCCCGCTGATGCCCGTCGACGACACGGCGGTGCAGGCCATGTTGGCGGCGTTGGCCGACGACCGGACGGATCTGCCTGCCGAGCGACTCGCCGAGATCGTCGCGGCGTATCCCGACCTGCCCAAACCCATCGGGGCGATGGCGCTCTCGCGCGACGCCGGTTTCCGCATGCCGGTGCTGTGGGTCGCCGAAGCGCACAGCGCGCATTCGCCGACCTGGGTGTACCGCTTCGACCACGCCACCCCGATGCTCAAGGCCGCCCGGATCGGAGCCGGGCACGCGACCGAATTGCCATATGTCTTCGGAAATTTCGGCACTCTCGGCCGGGATCCGTCCTTCTGGCTCGGCGGCCGCAAGGCCGCCGGTGAGGTCTCCGGTCGCGTGCAGCGGCGCTGGTTCGCGTTCGCGCACCACGGTGTGCCGGCGGCACTGGACGGTTCGAAGCACTGGCCGCAGTACGAGGCGGAGGAACGCTCGACCCTGCTCATCGACTCCACGGACAGGGTCGAGTCGGATCCGGACGGCGAGATGCGCCGGGTCTGGGGTACCGAGGTCATGGCCTTCACCTGA
- a CDS encoding non-ribosomal peptide synthetase, translating into MSADEITAADLPRMVADAAACEPDRIAVAHGMDTTTYARLHDEVVKLDAAMGILLGQASLVPIALATVFPALADSARGDLRNVLDALVIDLVDCVAPAPLSAAG; encoded by the coding sequence ATGAGTGCCGACGAGATCACCGCGGCGGACCTGCCCCGGATGGTGGCGGACGCCGCGGCATGCGAGCCCGACCGGATCGCCGTGGCGCACGGCATGGACACCACCACCTACGCCCGCTTGCACGATGAGGTCGTCAAACTCGATGCGGCCATGGGGATCCTGCTGGGACAGGCCTCGCTCGTGCCCATCGCGCTCGCCACCGTCTTCCCGGCGCTGGCCGACTCGGCGCGCGGCGACCTGCGCAACGTGCTCGACGCACTCGTGATCGACCTCGTCGACTGCGTGGCCCCCGCGCCTCTTTCCGCGGCCGGCTGA
- a CDS encoding alpha/beta hydrolase — protein MSVARTELLPLPTHHATTREFAGVSTRSRALSFSVRRTVRPFIEAWSYAPTLPWPASAIDHLAFPLVPVPGTHRRRVDLPMCPAELLWAPGAALPAAQVDMDGTAAQVGMDGTAVLYLHGGAFLCCGLTTHRHLVSRISATTGAPVLAVGYRMLPRHPIRRAVEDGLDGLRWLVAHGHPAERVVIAGDSAGGFLTFAVAHEAVRLGIGRPAGTVALSPLTDLDPRGKLDHPNSHRCAVFPRRAVAVLSTLVERAERLGGEGDEPVASPVDLDLSEMPPALIQTGSEEMTYVDAELMARRLQLAGVSTELQVWEKQVHAFQAAAGVVPESGRAIAEIGRFVRELR, from the coding sequence ATGAGCGTCGCCCGCACCGAGTTGCTCCCTCTGCCCACGCACCACGCGACCACGCGCGAGTTCGCGGGGGTGAGCACTCGGTCCCGTGCCTTGTCCTTCTCGGTGCGCCGTACCGTGCGGCCGTTCATCGAGGCATGGTCGTACGCCCCGACCCTCCCCTGGCCGGCGTCGGCGATAGACCACCTCGCGTTCCCTCTCGTGCCCGTGCCCGGCACACACCGCCGGCGAGTCGACCTACCGATGTGCCCGGCGGAACTGCTCTGGGCGCCGGGTGCCGCACTCCCGGCCGCGCAGGTCGATATGGACGGCACCGCCGCGCAGGTCGGTATGGACGGCACCGCCGTCCTGTACCTGCACGGCGGCGCGTTCCTGTGCTGCGGCCTCACCACGCACCGCCATCTGGTCTCCCGCATCTCCGCCACCACCGGCGCGCCGGTCCTGGCCGTCGGTTACCGCATGCTGCCCCGCCATCCGATCCGGCGCGCGGTCGAGGACGGCCTCGACGGATTGCGCTGGCTCGTGGCGCACGGCCACCCGGCCGAGCGTGTCGTGATCGCCGGGGATTCCGCCGGCGGCTTCCTCACCTTCGCCGTCGCCCACGAAGCGGTACGACTCGGCATCGGCCGCCCGGCCGGCACCGTCGCACTGTCGCCGCTCACCGATCTCGACCCGCGGGGCAAACTCGACCATCCCAACTCGCACCGGTGTGCCGTCTTCCCGCGACGCGCCGTCGCTGTGCTGTCCACCCTCGTCGAACGCGCCGAACGCCTCGGCGGCGAAGGCGACGAACCGGTCGCCTCCCCCGTCGATCTCGATCTGTCGGAGATGCCTCCCGCACTCATCCAGACCGGATCCGAGGAGATGACCTACGTCGACGCCGAGTTGATGGCCCGGCGACTGCAACTCGCCGGGGTCTCCACCGAACTCCAGGTGTGGGAGAAACAGGTGCACGCCTTCCAGGCCGCGGCGGGGGTCGTCCCGGAGAGCGGCCGCGCGATCGCCGAGATCGGCCGCTTCGTGCGTGAACTGCGGTGA
- a CDS encoding 4Fe-4S dicluster domain-containing protein, with translation MIEVIVAERCISCDICIAVCPTDVFERAPDGLPVVAHQEDCQTCFMCEVNCPADALYVAPYSAAVSEDSPHRDVDALTESGALGRYRAVVGWGRGRRAGAREDRNDLFTGRA, from the coding sequence ATGATCGAGGTGATCGTCGCGGAGCGGTGCATCTCGTGCGACATCTGCATCGCGGTGTGCCCGACCGACGTCTTCGAGCGTGCACCCGACGGGCTTCCCGTTGTCGCGCACCAGGAGGACTGCCAGACCTGCTTCATGTGCGAGGTCAACTGCCCCGCCGACGCTCTCTACGTCGCACCCTATTCGGCTGCGGTGAGCGAGGATTCGCCACACCGGGACGTCGATGCGCTCACGGAGTCCGGTGCGCTCGGGCGCTACCGCGCCGTCGTCGGATGGGGTCGGGGACGACGAGCCGGTGCCCGTGAGGACCGCAACGACCTGTTCACGGGCCGGGCCTGA
- a CDS encoding FAD-dependent oxidoreductase has protein sequence MTVSDGTEIDTDVLVLGGGPAGTWAALAAARAGSRVVLADKGYCGTSGPTASGGNNLWYLPPGPERVAAVDRRHIEGGLLSDPAWMHRVLDETYRRVDDLAVHGRYPFGVDPETGRRRGSSVQGPEYMRRMRRLVHRAGVRILDQSPALQLLVDTDGAVAGATGVHRRQGYEPWTARAGAVVLATGGCAFLSGSFGTDVDTGDGHLMAAEAGAEFSGMEFSSAYALAPSWSGHTKGLFMQFATFYDDARVRLGDDRATAMRYLLDGIPVHARLDRAHPDHREAMRRSQPNYFLPLDKAGIDPFTEMYPVRAVLEGTVRGTGGLRIIGTDCSTTVPGLFAAGDVATRELITGGRSGGGSHNGAWAMSSGSWSGAAAAEFARNRGVPDVARPIGGVGLEGDPDRAATRAIIGLVQEHTLPLRRSFRRTARSLEDSIAALDDAWTAAPVVLGGRGRELVRARSGAALLAVARWVSRTALARTETRGMHVRTDHPDTDPDLQYRLVTSGLDRVDVRAEGHLVRRGANR, from the coding sequence ATGACCGTCAGCGACGGGACGGAGATCGACACCGACGTCCTCGTGCTCGGTGGGGGACCGGCCGGTACCTGGGCGGCGCTCGCGGCCGCCCGGGCCGGGAGTCGCGTGGTCCTCGCCGACAAGGGCTACTGCGGGACGAGCGGCCCGACCGCGTCCGGCGGCAACAACCTCTGGTACCTGCCGCCCGGACCCGAGCGCGTCGCGGCCGTCGACCGCCGCCACATCGAAGGGGGACTGCTCTCCGATCCCGCCTGGATGCACCGGGTGCTCGACGAGACCTATCGACGCGTCGACGACCTCGCCGTCCACGGCCGTTATCCCTTCGGCGTGGACCCGGAGACCGGACGTCGCCGGGGCAGCAGCGTGCAGGGACCCGAGTACATGCGGCGGATGCGCCGCCTCGTCCACCGCGCCGGCGTGCGCATCCTGGATCAGTCGCCCGCCCTGCAGCTGCTCGTCGACACCGACGGTGCGGTGGCCGGCGCGACCGGTGTCCACCGCCGGCAGGGGTACGAGCCGTGGACGGCGCGTGCCGGTGCGGTCGTCCTCGCCACGGGAGGCTGTGCCTTCCTCTCCGGCAGCTTCGGTACCGACGTCGACACCGGCGACGGTCACCTCATGGCCGCCGAGGCCGGTGCCGAGTTCTCCGGGATGGAGTTCTCCTCGGCCTACGCGCTCGCGCCTTCCTGGAGTGGGCACACGAAGGGACTGTTCATGCAGTTCGCGACGTTCTACGACGACGCCCGTGTGCGGCTCGGCGACGACCGCGCGACCGCCATGCGGTACCTGCTCGACGGTATCCCGGTCCACGCCCGTCTCGACCGGGCACATCCCGACCACCGCGAAGCGATGCGTCGTTCCCAGCCCAACTACTTCCTGCCCCTGGACAAGGCCGGGATCGACCCGTTCACCGAGATGTACCCGGTGCGGGCGGTCCTCGAGGGAACGGTGCGCGGTACCGGTGGCCTACGGATCATCGGGACGGACTGCAGCACGACGGTCCCTGGTCTGTTCGCCGCCGGCGACGTCGCCACGCGCGAGCTGATCACCGGGGGCCGCAGCGGTGGAGGCAGTCACAACGGGGCCTGGGCGATGTCGTCGGGTTCGTGGTCCGGGGCGGCCGCCGCAGAGTTCGCCCGGAACCGCGGTGTCCCGGACGTGGCGAGACCGATCGGCGGGGTCGGCCTCGAGGGTGACCCGGACCGCGCCGCGACCCGCGCGATCATCGGCCTGGTGCAGGAGCACACGCTCCCGCTCCGACGTAGTTTCCGGCGGACGGCCCGCAGTCTCGAGGACAGCATCGCCGCACTCGACGACGCGTGGACCGCGGCGCCCGTCGTGCTCGGCGGACGAGGGCGGGAGCTGGTACGAGCCCGGTCCGGTGCCGCGCTCCTCGCCGTCGCCCGGTGGGTGAGCCGCACCGCCCTCGCGCGTACGGAGACGAGGGGCATGCACGTGCGCACCGACCACCCGGACACCGACCCCGACCTGCAGTACCGCCTCGTGACGAGTGGTCTGGACCGCGTGGACGTCCGTGCCGAAGGACACCTCGTGCGACGAGGAGCGAACCGATGA
- a CDS encoding TY-Chap domain-containing protein: MADAQTRFDQDVDAAWREFRTRLADHVAAMSDGDGLVLEPFTDEAGGPAGPCVQFYAWGDRLVRCEVPSNAHLAPDRHLTPVDEQMLLELGLKAPSRGPDDPEDDGSPAFWIDRPGSWADQLAVIAVRALRSVWGVPHPLFLRAETFGTERSVAELTSFLVPETPQAGRTQAPKVPLAVVPSGDNHVRELIESTLHERIDDLPAWDEDGDLVLRIAGVLVFVGVGPGGGTVDLFAPIVHSITGRTRAAEICVDLNRRWPHLKFVLVDDRLAIVDHVPAAPFAPAHLLGSLETITRFLDTVDSSFATHIGGSLLRDQGFDGATGGAADPPWGDVSQLPDAEDDLPVALLAVRDFHLDGATDVAASTVAAIGDRNPEQLRRFLTISTELQVWWDGESQTREAALNTDGAREARARALEWEATSRSLAEALQFLEQGEGTDSAGSRASKPSAGRESAPEQPALFDNPDEPTLFDGFGDYS, from the coding sequence ATGGCCGACGCGCAGACCCGGTTCGACCAGGACGTCGATGCGGCCTGGCGCGAGTTCCGCACGCGCCTGGCCGACCATGTCGCGGCCATGAGCGACGGCGACGGCCTGGTCCTCGAACCCTTCACCGACGAGGCCGGCGGCCCGGCGGGGCCGTGCGTGCAGTTCTACGCGTGGGGAGACCGGCTCGTCCGCTGCGAGGTCCCGTCCAACGCCCACCTCGCCCCCGACCGGCACCTCACGCCGGTCGACGAGCAGATGCTCCTCGAACTCGGGCTGAAGGCGCCCTCCCGCGGACCGGACGATCCGGAGGACGACGGATCCCCGGCGTTCTGGATCGATCGTCCGGGCAGCTGGGCCGATCAGCTCGCCGTCATCGCCGTGCGTGCCCTGCGCTCGGTGTGGGGCGTTCCCCATCCCCTCTTCCTGCGGGCCGAGACATTCGGGACGGAGCGCTCGGTCGCCGAGCTCACCTCGTTCCTCGTGCCCGAGACGCCGCAGGCCGGTCGCACGCAGGCCCCGAAGGTGCCGCTCGCGGTCGTCCCCAGCGGCGACAACCACGTGCGCGAACTGATCGAATCCACCCTGCACGAGCGGATCGACGATCTGCCCGCCTGGGACGAGGACGGCGATCTCGTCCTGCGGATCGCCGGGGTCCTGGTGTTCGTCGGTGTCGGCCCCGGAGGCGGCACCGTCGACCTGTTCGCACCGATCGTCCATTCCATCACCGGACGCACGCGGGCCGCCGAGATCTGCGTCGACCTCAACCGCCGGTGGCCGCACCTGAAGTTCGTGCTGGTCGACGACCGCCTCGCGATCGTCGACCACGTTCCGGCCGCGCCGTTCGCTCCGGCGCACCTGCTCGGATCGCTCGAGACCATCACTCGGTTCCTCGACACCGTCGACAGTTCGTTCGCCACCCATATCGGTGGCTCGCTGCTGCGCGATCAGGGATTCGACGGGGCGACGGGTGGTGCGGCCGATCCGCCCTGGGGCGACGTCTCGCAGTTACCCGACGCCGAGGACGATCTGCCGGTGGCCCTGCTCGCGGTGCGCGACTTCCATCTCGACGGCGCGACCGATGTCGCCGCGAGCACCGTCGCGGCGATCGGCGATCGCAATCCCGAGCAGTTGCGGCGGTTCCTCACCATCAGCACCGAACTGCAGGTGTGGTGGGACGGCGAGTCGCAGACCCGCGAGGCGGCGCTCAACACCGACGGTGCTCGCGAGGCACGGGCGCGGGCACTCGAATGGGAGGCGACGAGCCGCTCGCTCGCGGAGGCCCTGCAGTTCCTCGAACAGGGCGAGGGCACCGATTCGGCCGGCTCACGCGCGTCGAAGCCGAGCGCCGGCCGTGAGTCGGCGCCCGAGCAGCCCGCACTGTTCGACAACCCCGACGAACCGACTCTCTTCGACGGCTTCGGCGATTACTCCTGA